Proteins from one Monodelphis domestica isolate mMonDom1 chromosome 6, mMonDom1.pri, whole genome shotgun sequence genomic window:
- the LOC100022035 gene encoding olfactory receptor 10AG1-like translates to MGKANFSLIVEFTLLGFSDLPNLQGFLFGLFLIIYIGILMGNGLIIIITKVDSALQTPMYFFLRNFSFLEICYTSVILPRILANLWTQKRNVSFVACAVQFCAFFVMAIAENFLLTVMAYDRYVAICKPLNYPLIMNHKVCVRLVVGSWMGGIPIHILLTYLIFSLPFCGSKNIDHIFCDIRPLLKLACGDTSVNEFTFYAVVLILGMFPFMLIIWSYMKIITTILKVPGTKGRFKAFSTCSSHLMVVALYFGCGIITYLRPSSGHSAGLDKVLSIFYTTVTPMFNPIIYSLRNKDVVVAIRKLLFK, encoded by the coding sequence CAGGGCTTTCTGTTTGGACTTTTTCTGATTATCTACATTGGTATTCTAATGGGAAATGGACTTATCATTATAATAACCAAGGTCGATTCTGCACTCCAAACCcctatgtattttttccttaggaatttttcctttttggaaatcTGCTATACCTCAGTCATCCTTCCAAGAATACTGGCTAATCTATGGACCCAAAAGAGAAATGTTTCTTTTGTTGCCTGTGCTGTGCAATTTTGTGCTTTCTTTGTTATGGCAATTGCTGAAAACTTCCTTTTGACTGTAATGGCCTATGATCGCTATGTTGCCATTTGTAAGCCACTGAATTATCCTCTCATCATGAACCACAAGGTGTGTGTCAGACTGGTAGTTGGCTCATGGATGGGTGGGATCCCGATACATATATTGCTGACATATCTgatattttctttgcctttctgtggTTCCAAAAATATTGATCACATTTTTTGTGACATTCGCCCATTATTGAAGTTGGCCTGTGGAGACACATCTGTGAATGAATTTACTTTTTATGCTGTTGTCTTAATTCTTGGCATGTTTCCTTTCATGTTAATAATCTGGTCATATATGAAAATCATCACAACCATCCTGAAGGTTCCAGGAACCAAAGGAAGGTTTAAAGCCTTTTCCACTTGTTCCTCTCATCTCATGGTTGTGGCACTATACTTTGGATGTGGTATTATTACGTATTTGCGACCTAGTTCTGGCCACTCAGCAGGCCTAGACAAAGTGCTCTCTATCTTCTATACCACTGTAACTCCAATGTTTAACCCCATCATATATAGTCTGCGCAACAAAGATGTTGTTGTGGCAATAAGAAAACTactatttaagtga